In Bombus huntii isolate Logan2020A chromosome 9, iyBomHunt1.1, whole genome shotgun sequence, a single window of DNA contains:
- the LOC126869676 gene encoding hydroxylysine kinase: MENSADILMPGQRIRPPSNNQIAVRLLEELYGLKTSSIIELNGYDDRNYHVICEESYTNSHITTISHHGYTLKIINSLDSQKTHVIDAQTEMLIFLNQQGINCPLPVKNINGLYYAVVTLNVDECTDKYAVRLLVYQPGELLYRIPITEELFRNVGNFTAKLTNALINFVHPAFVGHKTLWMLNSVPKLRQFTYALKNVFERELAHQVIRVFEKDVLLVKSKLQHGIIHGDLNEQNFVMDCNGREIAAVIDFGDAHWTCLIFELAIALCYMILQAGDVAMGKHVIEGYQEFRKLTDIEKKILKVTVCARICQSLVMGAYSHLHDPQNEYLLTTQKSGWALLKKLWPLPEDEVLRNWGLMN; encoded by the coding sequence ATGGAGAACAGTGCTGACATACTAATGCCGGGTCAACGGATTCGTCCACCAAGCAACAATCAAATAGCGGTGCGGCTCTTGGAAGAACTTTACGGTTTGAAAACATCGAGTATAATCGAATTAAATGGGTATGATGACAGAAACTATCATGTAATTTGTGAAGAATCGTATACGAATTCTCATATTACGACTATCAGTCATCATGGCTATACTTTGAAAATTATCAACTCTTTGGATTCACAGAAAACACATGTGATTGACGCACAAACTGAAATGTTGATATTTCTAAACCAACAAGGTATTAACTGTCCTTTGCcggtaaaaaatataaatggaCTATATTATGCTGTGGTCACGTTGAATGTCGATGAATGCACTGACAAGTATGCCGTGAGGCTGTTGGTTTATCAGCCTGGCGAACTGTTGTACCGTATTCCAATTACTGAAGAATTGTTCCGAAACGTAGGCAATTTCACGGCTAAACTTACTAATGCTCTGATAAACTTCGTCCATCCAGCTTTCGTCGGCCACAAGACTTTGTGGATGTTGAATTCTGTGCCAAAGTTACGTCAATTTACTTATGCTCTGAAGAATGTATTTGAAAGGGAGTTGGCGCATCAGGTGATACGAGTCTTCGAGAAGGATGTGCTTCTGGTCAAATCGAAGCTCCAGCATGGTATAATTCATGGCGACTTGAACGAACAGAATTTCGTAATGGATTGCAATGGCAGAGAAATAGCTGCCGTGATCGATTTTGGTGATGCGCACTGGACATGTCTCATTTTCGAGTTAGCTATCGCACTGTGTTACATGATTTTGCAAGCTGGCGACGTGGCGATGGGTAAACACGTCATCGAAGGTTACCAGGAATTTAGGAAGCTGACAGATATCGAGAAGAAGATTTTGAAAGTTACTGTTTGCGCGAGAATTTGTCAGAGTTTGGTTATGGGCGCTTACAGTCATCTTCACGATCCGCAAAACGAATATCTGCTTACCACGCAGAAATCGGGATGGGCTTTGTTGAAGAAACTTTGGCCTCTTCCAGAGGACGAAGTTCTTCGAAACTGGGGCCTGATGAACTGA
- the LOC126869673 gene encoding DNA mismatch repair protein Msh2 isoform X3 produces MAVQPNQQFNMDPPSQQSFVRFFKNLPEKLNTTIRFFNRSDYYTLHGNDALFAAQEVFKTTSVCKMIGADPYKTEGVILNKNHFESFIRDLLLVKQYRVEVYVNQGSGKNQNWVLEYKGSPGNLTQFEDTLFGNNDVAVSVHVIAVKLGMEAKSRIVGLSCVDTTATSFSVCEFQDNESFSNLESMVVTLAPKECLLIQGEGSYEFQTLKQVMERNNVMVTTRKRSEFSSESVIQDLNTLIKFKKGQQQNVQSLPEINLSFAMSATSALIKYLDLTSDEGNLNQFAIDQIKESRYLKLDSAAIKALNIESRVDTSSILNGNAPTSILDILDKCRTSQGHRLLAQWVRQPLKDLCLIKERHDIVETLVNDNELRTNLSEDHLRRIPDLQVLAKKLARKKSTLQDLYKIYMCISHLPRLLEQLSNINVIALKTMFSDPLSELITDMDKFQQMVEQTIDLDSAEKGDFLIRAEFDDELKELKNTMDEVEAKLQSELGEVANDLSIEAGKSLKLESNQQLGYYFRVTLKEEKVLRNKKQYIILDSNKSGVRFRSNKLNDLNDEYIVARDKYTVEQKNVVTEIIEIAAGYSSTIKAIGNVLASLDVLTAFASVAVSANKPYVRPEMLPTEAGEFNLTQVRHPCLEIQGVDFIANDISFKRGECHFRIITGPNMGGKSTYIRSAGVSALMAHIGSFVPCDQARISLLDCILARVGADDSQLKGLSTFMMEMIETAAILKIFSKRNQMLLSFCDTFS; encoded by the exons ATGGCTGTCCAACCAAATCAACAATTTAATATGG aTCCACCAAGTCAACAGAGTTTTGttagattttttaaaaatctaccaGAA AAACTTAATACCACTATACGATTTTTTAATAGATCAGATTATTACACATTACATGGTAATGATGCTTTATTTGCTGCACAAGAAGTTTTTAAAACTACGTCAGTTTGTAAGATGATAGGAGCTG ATCCATATAAAACCGAGGGTGTTATTCTTAACAAAAATCATTTTGAATCTTTTATACGTGATCTACTGTTAGTAAAACAATACAGAGTAGAAGTTTATGTTAATCAAGGATCAGGAAAGAATCAGAATTGGGTATTAGAATATAAAGGTTCTCCTGGAAATTTAACACAATTTGAAGATACACTGTTTGGTAATAACGATGTTGCTGTTAGTGTACATGTCATAGCAGTGAAATTAGGAATGGAGGCAAAATCTAGA ATTGTTGGCTTAAGCTGTGTAGATACTACAGCAACTTCATTTTCTGTTTGTGAATTTCAAGACAATGAATCATTTTCCAATTTGGAATCAATGGTTGTCACACTCGCTCCCAAAGAATGTTTATTAATTCAAGGTGAAGGCAGCTATGAATTCCAAACTCTTAAACAA GTCATGGAACGAAATAATGTAATGGTTACTACAAGGAAAAGAAGTGAATTTTCTAGTGAATCAGTTATACAAGatttaaatactttaataaaattcaagaaaGGTCAACAACAAAATGTACAGTCTTTACCTGAAATCAATTTAAGCTTTGCTATGTCAGCTACTTCTGcgcttattaaatatttagat TTGACATCAGATGAAGGAAATTTAAATCAATTTGCTATAGACCAAATAAAGGAGTCACGTTATTTAAAGCTAGATTCAGCTGCTATAAAAGCACTTAATATCGAATCACGTGTTGATACCTCCTCTATTTTAAATGGAAACGCACCTACAAGTATTCTGGACATTTTGGATAAATGTAGGACTTCACAAGGTCATAGATTGCTTGCACAATGGGTTAGACAACCTTTAAAAGATTTATGTCTTATAAAAGAAAGACATGATATTGTTGAAACACTAGTGAATGATAATGAATTACGGACTAATCTTAGTGAAGATCATTTAAGACGCATACCGGATTTGCAAGTGCTTGCAAAAAAATTGGCCAGAAAAAAGTCAACTTTACAAGACCTTTATAA gaTTTACATGTGTATATCACATTTGCCTAGATTATTAGAACAGCTTTCTAATATAAACGTAATAGCCTTAAAAACAATGTTCAGTGATCCTTTGAGTGAACTTATTACAGACATGGACAAATTTCAACAAATGGTTGAACAAACAATTGATTTAGATTCCGCCGAAAAAGGAGATTTCTTAATACGAGCCGAATTTGATGATGAATTGAAAG aattaaaaaatactatGGATGAAGTGGAAGCGAAATTACAATCTGAATTGGGTGAAGTTGCTAATGATCTTTCAATCGAAGCTGGAAAAAGTCTAAAACTAGAATCAAATCAACAGCTTGGATATTATTTTCGTGTAacattgaaagaagaaaaagtacTAAGAAATAAGAAACAGTATATTATTCTGGATTCTAATAAAAGCGGTGTACGATTTCGAAGCAATAAATTAAATGATTTAAATGATGAATACATTGTTGCTAGAGATAAATATACAGTGGAACAAAAAAATGTTGTTacagaaataattgaaatagcag CCGGTTACAGTAGTACAATAAAAGCTATTGGAAATGTATTGGCATCTCTTGATGTACTTACTGCTTTTGCTTCTGTTGCTGTAAGTGCTAATAAACCATATGTACGTCCTGAAATGCTACCTACAGAAGCTGGTGAGTTTAATCTTACTCAAGTTCGACACCCATGTTTGGAAATTCAAGGAGTAGATTTTATAGCTAATGATATCAGTTTTAAAAGag GCGAATGTCATTTTCGCATCATAACTGGTCCAAATATGGGAGGTAAAAGCACCTATATAAGATCTGCTGGTGTCAGTGCTTTAATGGCACATATTGGAAGCTTTGTTCCTTGCGATCAAGCAAGAATATCATTATTGGATTGTATATTAGCCCGTGTAGGAGCTGATGATTCTCAATTAAAAGGGCTTTCTACATTTATGATGGAAATGATAGAAACTGCTGCtatattaaaa ATATTTAGCAAAAGAAATCAAATGCTACTGTCTTTTTGCGACACATTTTCATGA
- the LOC126869677 gene encoding uncharacterized protein LOC126869677, giving the protein MVAQSIVILSLLITYTLSAPTGCIESCISYVKQYQTQTSGGLSQTASHLQGLDYSKPGTWSEHNDYDIDNGHGKVHEERGQYVTGPKTVRYYRKNSSSSYSTGYPNGEILSDFEYQNNRHGIHLPNTQEVFNSHNTYNQMGNSESVAQHKYNKIQSQQHTRSSYTKGERLEDLGEYSGRSQVIPQSTSNLHTQILQEPYHFNGQHGNWSTVDSYKTDGGRGHVFEEEGQYVSGPQKVRYYKRNYTSSYSSSDGIPIPKITKIGMHDIHQKLEKIEKEIGQEFKHISTAEAVGSTNIGQAHISSHDLSIDNMHNINNNNYRRQHNHRNSLPTTHNEEQHSSDIRNEHLPYRNPYQNTYGTNSYSTYERHEEYAQKLQPTSQLINPTSGYTSVLNTGNSGYNRNIYSGSTSQQQTDNYQQAEMLDAHQSRQIAQTQTFLDNLRNNAQSQSSGIQSGMQGVSHYKEHWNASHTKEVSIPQHTTDISHMNQHNLQYNNNQYDNRHNLHQGIQQQDSYLHQFKEGDFTRGKKMLDKLISGVDTVDCDYNSQYTQSTSQYSRKYKRHAKYGKQDEVQQTQNKYINDDLTQQTSGKLESDDFTQQTSGKLKLNQESQQSHKPWNLHNTIQQLEDLIQKTKESDDLTQQTPGNTEFDQELQKSDKPWNIYSTIQQLEDFIQKTRESNDFIQQTFGNVEFGQETQKSDKSLNIYSTIHQLEDLIQKTTESDDFTQQTSGKLEFSQESQQSQKTWNLHDTIQQLEDLIQKTRESNDPTLQSSEKVEFDQNSQQPHDSWKPQSASQQLEDFTQKTGKFDDFTQQTSGQLEFGQDSQQSFQSWKPESASQQLGDFTQKTEESDNLTQQTSGKLEFGQDSQQSFQPWKPESASQQLGDFAQKTGESDDLIHQTSGKLEFGQDSQQYFQPWKPESTSQQLGDFTQKRGESDDLIQQSSGKVEFGQNSQQSHQSWKPQGADQQLGDFTQKTGESDDFTQQTSGKLEFGQDSQQSYQPWKPQGADQQLGDFTQKTGESDDLTQQTSGKLEFGQDSQQSYLPWKPQGADQQLEDFTQKTGESDDLTQQTSGKLEFGQDSQQSYQPWKPQGADQQLGDFTQNTGEFDNLAQQTSGKLEFGPDSQQSYQPWKPQGADQQLGDFTQNTGEFDNLAQQTSGKLEFGPDSQQSYQPWKPQGADQQLGDFTQKTGEFDNLAQQTSGKLEFGPDSQQSYQPWKPQGADQQLGDFTQKTGESDDFTQQTSGKLEFGQDSQQSYQPWKPQGADQQLGDFTQKMGEFDDLTQQTSGNLEFGQESEQSFPTWHPNVRDQKWGHLTQQTSAQPEDDLPKPAEKPKPRSRYSRRWSTVNTQVSNQDMYNINNQNNLNLNAGDTDAPNIYELPPQVNVEGDKDNIRRQSTRGDQGQDKDVSKKLSQQAGSSGYDVEGGNVDQVNWLHKSNDATVGLQWHYTYHPSDQRQFVQQTDQKNKEDLQQRSIQTQFSNLQQNPKQEKQIKYIVDNSDQQESHWQPQNYATEQGIKSVRKPFRYIQLENKLMSDQQRRENENLQKHVETASSEPKLQPRILEVYGGGQYDPTHSGDIYSGVTINPSAILPSTSNTDPWDIREKPEIMVTTTELTMPPLPVEPLNTNDTNEPPRPSSLWTRIGHKITTTFDKAKEKARNIFG; this is encoded by the exons ATGGTGGCACAAAGTATTGtcattttatctttattaataACATACACATTATCTGCACCAACTGGATGCATAGAATCTTGTATTTCTTATGTTAAACAATATCAAACACAAACTTCTGGTGGTTTGTCACAAACCGCGTCACATTTACAAGGCCTTGACTATTCAAAACCTGGCACATGGTCTGAACATAATGACTATGATATAGACAATGGACATGGAAAAGTGCATGAAGAACGTGGTCAATATGTCACAGGTCCCAAAACAGTAAGATATTATAGgaaaaattcttcttcttcttacaGTACAGGATATCCTAATGGTGAAATATTATCAGATTTTGAATATCAGAATAATAGACATGGTATACATTTACCCAATACTCAAGAAGTTTTTAATTCTCACAACACTTACAATCAAATGGGTAATTCTGAATCAGTTGCACaacataagtataataaaatacagagTCAACAACACACTCGATCATCATACACTAAAGGTGAAAGACTTGAAGATCTTGGAGAATACAGTGGAAGATCACAAGTGATTCCGCAAAGTACATCTAACTTGCATACACAAATTTTACAAGAACCTTATCATTTTAATGGACAGCATGGAAATTGGAGTACAGTAGATTCTTATAAAACTGATGGAGGACGTGGCCATGTATTTGAAGAAGAAGGTCAATATGTATCAGGACCTCAAAAGGTTCGTTACTATAAAAGGAATTATACTTCTAGTTACAGTTCATCTGATGGAATTCCTATTCCTAAAATCACAAAAATTGGAATGCACGATATACACCAGAAACTAGAGAAAATCGAAAAAGAAATAGGGCAAGAATTCAAACATATTTCTACAGCAGAGGCTGTGGGATCCACCAACATTGGACAGGCACATATTAGTTCTCATGATTTGTCTATTGATAACATGCATAatataaacaataataattatagaaGACAACATAACCACAGGAATAGTTTACCTACGACACATAATGAAGAACAGCATTCCTCAGACATTAGAAATGAACATTTACCTTATAGGAATCCTTACCAAAATACTTATGGTACAAACAGCTACAGTACATATGAAAGGCACGAAGAATATGCACAAAAACTTCAACCAACTAGTCAACTTATTAATCCAACATCAGGATATACTAGTGTACTCAATACTGGAAACAGTGGTTATAATAGGAATATATATAGTGGATCAACTTCGCAACAGCAAACAGATAATTATCAGCAGGCAGAAATGTTAGATGCACATCAATCTAGACAAATCGCACAGACCCAAACGTTTCTTGACAATTTGAGAAACAATGCACAAAGTCAAAGTAGCGGGATCCAATCAGGCATGCAAGGTGTATCTCACTACAAAGAACATTGGAATGCTAGTCATACAAAAGAAGTATCCATACCACAGCATACCACAGACATTTCACATATGAACCAGCACAATCtccaatataataataatcagtATGACAACAGACATAATTTACATCAAGGAATACAACAACAAGATAGTTATTTACATCAATTTAAAGAAGGTGACTTTACCCGTGGTAAAAAAATGTTAGACAAATTAATATCTGGTGTAGATACTGTGGACTGTGATTACAATTCACAATATACACAAAGTACCTCTCAATATTCAAGAAAATATAAGCGTCATGCAAAGTATGGTAAACAAGATGAAGTGCAACAAACACAAAATAAATACATCAATGATGATCTTACTCAACAAACTTCTGGAAAGCTTGA ATCTGATGACTTTACTCAACAAACTTCTGGAAAACTTAAATTAAACCAGGAATCACAACAATCCCATAAACCTTGGAATCTACACAATACAATTCAACAATTAGAAGATCTTATTCAAAAAACGAAGGAATCTGATGACCTTACACAGCAAACTCCTGGAAATACAGAATTTGATCAAGAATTACAAAAATCAGATAAACCATGGAATATATACAGTACAATCCAACAATTAGAAGACTTTATTCAAAAAACTAGGGAATCTAATGACTTCATTCAACAAACATTTGGAAATGTGGAATTTGGCCAGGAAACACAAAAATCAGACAAATCATTGAATATATACAGTACAATCCACCAGTTAGAAGACCTTATACAAAAAACCACGGAATCTGATGATTTCACTCAACAAACATCTGGAAAACTTGAATTTAGTCAAGAATCACAACAGTCTCAAAAAACGTGGAACCTACATGATACTATTCAACAATTGGAAGATCTTATTCAAAAAACAAGGGAATCTAATGACCCTACCTTACAATCATCTGAAAAAGTCGAATTTGACCAAAACTCACAGCAACCTCATGATTCTTGGAAACCACAGAGTGCAAGTCAACAATTAGAAGATTTTACACAGAAAACAGGGAAATTTGATGATTTTACTCAACAAACTTCTGGACAACTTGAGTTTGGACAGGATTCACAACAATCTTTTCAATCTTGGAAGCCAGAAAGCGCAAGCCAACAATTAGGAGATTTTACACAGAAAACAGAGGAATCTGATAATCTCACTCAACAAACTTCTGGAAAACTTGAGTTTGGTCAGGATTCGCAACAATCTTTTCAACCTTGGAAGCCAGAGAGCGCAAGTCAACAATTAGGAGATTTTGCGCAGAAAACAGGGGAATCTGATGATCTCATTCACCAAACCTCAGGAAAACTTGAGTTTGGTCAGGATTCTCAACAATATTTTCAACCTTGGAAGCCAGAGAGCACAAGCCAACAATTAGGAGATTTTACACAGAAAAGAGGGGAATCTGATGATCTTATTCAACAATCATCTGGAAAAGTCGAATTTGGCCAAAACTCACAGCAATCTCATCAATCTTGGAAACCACAGGGTGCCGATCAACAATTAGGAGATTTTACACAGAAAACAGGAGAATCCGATGATTTTACTCAACAAACCTCTGGAAAACTTGAGTTTGGTCAGGATTCGCAACAATCTTATCAACCTTGGAAACCACAGGGTGCCGATCAACAATTAGGAGATTTTACACAGAAAACAGGAGAATCCGATGATCTTACTCAACAGACTTCTGGAAAACTTGAGTTTGGTCAGGATTCGCAACAATCTTATCTACCTTGGAAACCACAGGGTGCCGATCAACAATTAGAGGATTTTACACAGAAGACAGGGGAATCTGATGATCTCACTCAACAGACTTCTGGAAAACTTGAGTTTGGTCAGGATTCGCAACAATCTTATCAACCCTGGAAACCACAGGGTGCCGATCAACAATTAGGAGATTTTACGCAGAATACGGGGGAATTTGATAATCTCGCTCAACAGACTTCTGGAAAACTTGAGTTTGGTCCGGATTCGCAACAATCTTATCAACCCTGGAAACCACAGGGTGCCGATCAACAATTAGGAGATTTTACGCAGAATACGGGGGAATTTGATAATCTCGCTCAACAGACTTCTGGAAAACTTGAGTTTGGTCCGGATTCGCAACAATCTTATCAACCCTGGAAACCACAGGGTGCCGATCAACAATTAGGAGATTTTACGCAGAAAACGGGGGAATTTGATAATCTCGCTCAACAGACTTCTGGAAAACTTGAGTTTGGTCCGGATTCGCAACAATCTTATCAACCCTGGAAACCACAGGGTGCCGATCAACAATTAGGAGATTTTACACAGAAAACAGGAGAATCCGATGATTTTACTCAACAAACCTCTGGAAAACTTGAGTTTGGTCAGGATTCGCAACAATCTTATCAACCTTGGAAACCACAGGGTGCCGATCAACAATTAGGAGATTTTACGCAGAAAATGGGGGAATTTGATGATCTCACTCAACAGACATCTGGAAATCTTGAGTTTGGTCAGGAATCAGAGCAATCCTTTCCAACCTGGCATCCTAATGTGAGGGATCAGAAGTGGGGTCATTTGACTCAACAAACTAGTGCACAACCAGAAGATGATTTGCCGAAGCCTGCAGAAAAACCTAAACCAAGATCGAGATATTCAAGGCGTTGGTCAACAGTTAATACACAGGTATCAAATcaagatatgtataatattaataatcagAATAATTTGAACCTTAATGCTGGAGATACAGATGCGccaaatatttatgaattacCTCCACAAGTGAATGTAGAAGGTGATAAAGATAATATTAGGAGACAAAGTACCAGAGGGGATCAAGGACAAGATAAAGATGTTTCTAAGAAGTTAAGTCAACAAGCTGGAAGTAGTGGATATGATGTTGAAGGAGGAAATGTAGACCAAGTAAATTGGTTACACAAATCGAATGATGCAACTGTAGGCTTGCAATGGCATTATACATATCATCCAAGCGATCAAAGACAATTCGTACAACAAACAGATCAGAAGAATAAGGAAGATTTGCAGCAGCGATCAATACAAAcacaattttctaatttacaACAAAATCCAAAGCaagaaaaacaaattaaatatatagttGATAATTCAGATCAGCAGGAATCACATTGGCAACCTCAAAACTATGCAACTGAACAAGGAATTAAATCTGTGAGAAAaccatttcgttatattcagcttgaaaataaattgatgTCTGATCAACaaagaagagaaaatgaaaatttacagAAGCATGTGGAAACTGCTTCATCTGAACCTAAGCTGCAGCCAAGAATTTTAGAAGTTTATGGGGGTGGACAATATGATCCGACACATAGCGGAGATATATATTCTGGAGTGACAATAAACCCTAGTGCTATACTACCATCTACAAGTAATACGGATCCATGGGATATTCGAGAAAAACCAGAAATAATGGTAACAACAACAGAATTGACAATGCCACCATTACCTGTAGAACCTTTAAATACAAATGATACTAATGAACCACCACGTCCATCGTCTCTTTGGACAAGAATTGGCCACAAAATTACAACTACTTTTGATAAAGCTAAAGAAAAGGctagaaatatttttggaTGA
- the LOC126869673 gene encoding DNA mismatch repair protein Msh2 isoform X1, producing the protein MAVQPNQQFNMDPPSQQSFVRFFKNLPEKLNTTIRFFNRSDYYTLHGNDALFAAQEVFKTTSVCKMIGADPYKTEGVILNKNHFESFIRDLLLVKQYRVEVYVNQGSGKNQNWVLEYKGSPGNLTQFEDTLFGNNDVAVSVHVIAVKLGMEAKSRIVGLSCVDTTATSFSVCEFQDNESFSNLESMVVTLAPKECLLIQGEGSYEFQTLKQVMERNNVMVTTRKRSEFSSESVIQDLNTLIKFKKGQQQNVQSLPEINLSFAMSATSALIKYLDLTSDEGNLNQFAIDQIKESRYLKLDSAAIKALNIESRVDTSSILNGNAPTSILDILDKCRTSQGHRLLAQWVRQPLKDLCLIKERHDIVETLVNDNELRTNLSEDHLRRIPDLQVLAKKLARKKSTLQDLYKIYMCISHLPRLLEQLSNINVIALKTMFSDPLSELITDMDKFQQMVEQTIDLDSAEKGDFLIRAEFDDELKELKNTMDEVEAKLQSELGEVANDLSIEAGKSLKLESNQQLGYYFRVTLKEEKVLRNKKQYIILDSNKSGVRFRSNKLNDLNDEYIVARDKYTVEQKNVVTEIIEIAAGYSSTIKAIGNVLASLDVLTAFASVAVSANKPYVRPEMLPTEAGEFNLTQVRHPCLEIQGVDFIANDISFKRGECHFRIITGPNMGGKSTYIRSAGVSALMAHIGSFVPCDQARISLLDCILARVGADDSQLKGLSTFMMEMIETAAILKTATCNSLVLIDELGRGTSTYEGCGIAWSIAEYLAKEIKCYCLFATHFHEITKLEEEVSTVKNQHVTALVDDNKLTLLYKVKPGICDQSFGIHVAKMANFPQDVIEFAKRKQAELEDYQDSVFEGSDNPQKKKDIIKEAEVLIAEFISKCRNLDKSLSDAELEDKISTFKREVLSHENPYIKTLLSAS; encoded by the exons ATGGCTGTCCAACCAAATCAACAATTTAATATGG aTCCACCAAGTCAACAGAGTTTTGttagattttttaaaaatctaccaGAA AAACTTAATACCACTATACGATTTTTTAATAGATCAGATTATTACACATTACATGGTAATGATGCTTTATTTGCTGCACAAGAAGTTTTTAAAACTACGTCAGTTTGTAAGATGATAGGAGCTG ATCCATATAAAACCGAGGGTGTTATTCTTAACAAAAATCATTTTGAATCTTTTATACGTGATCTACTGTTAGTAAAACAATACAGAGTAGAAGTTTATGTTAATCAAGGATCAGGAAAGAATCAGAATTGGGTATTAGAATATAAAGGTTCTCCTGGAAATTTAACACAATTTGAAGATACACTGTTTGGTAATAACGATGTTGCTGTTAGTGTACATGTCATAGCAGTGAAATTAGGAATGGAGGCAAAATCTAGA ATTGTTGGCTTAAGCTGTGTAGATACTACAGCAACTTCATTTTCTGTTTGTGAATTTCAAGACAATGAATCATTTTCCAATTTGGAATCAATGGTTGTCACACTCGCTCCCAAAGAATGTTTATTAATTCAAGGTGAAGGCAGCTATGAATTCCAAACTCTTAAACAA GTCATGGAACGAAATAATGTAATGGTTACTACAAGGAAAAGAAGTGAATTTTCTAGTGAATCAGTTATACAAGatttaaatactttaataaaattcaagaaaGGTCAACAACAAAATGTACAGTCTTTACCTGAAATCAATTTAAGCTTTGCTATGTCAGCTACTTCTGcgcttattaaatatttagat TTGACATCAGATGAAGGAAATTTAAATCAATTTGCTATAGACCAAATAAAGGAGTCACGTTATTTAAAGCTAGATTCAGCTGCTATAAAAGCACTTAATATCGAATCACGTGTTGATACCTCCTCTATTTTAAATGGAAACGCACCTACAAGTATTCTGGACATTTTGGATAAATGTAGGACTTCACAAGGTCATAGATTGCTTGCACAATGGGTTAGACAACCTTTAAAAGATTTATGTCTTATAAAAGAAAGACATGATATTGTTGAAACACTAGTGAATGATAATGAATTACGGACTAATCTTAGTGAAGATCATTTAAGACGCATACCGGATTTGCAAGTGCTTGCAAAAAAATTGGCCAGAAAAAAGTCAACTTTACAAGACCTTTATAA gaTTTACATGTGTATATCACATTTGCCTAGATTATTAGAACAGCTTTCTAATATAAACGTAATAGCCTTAAAAACAATGTTCAGTGATCCTTTGAGTGAACTTATTACAGACATGGACAAATTTCAACAAATGGTTGAACAAACAATTGATTTAGATTCCGCCGAAAAAGGAGATTTCTTAATACGAGCCGAATTTGATGATGAATTGAAAG aattaaaaaatactatGGATGAAGTGGAAGCGAAATTACAATCTGAATTGGGTGAAGTTGCTAATGATCTTTCAATCGAAGCTGGAAAAAGTCTAAAACTAGAATCAAATCAACAGCTTGGATATTATTTTCGTGTAacattgaaagaagaaaaagtacTAAGAAATAAGAAACAGTATATTATTCTGGATTCTAATAAAAGCGGTGTACGATTTCGAAGCAATAAATTAAATGATTTAAATGATGAATACATTGTTGCTAGAGATAAATATACAGTGGAACAAAAAAATGTTGTTacagaaataattgaaatagcag CCGGTTACAGTAGTACAATAAAAGCTATTGGAAATGTATTGGCATCTCTTGATGTACTTACTGCTTTTGCTTCTGTTGCTGTAAGTGCTAATAAACCATATGTACGTCCTGAAATGCTACCTACAGAAGCTGGTGAGTTTAATCTTACTCAAGTTCGACACCCATGTTTGGAAATTCAAGGAGTAGATTTTATAGCTAATGATATCAGTTTTAAAAGag GCGAATGTCATTTTCGCATCATAACTGGTCCAAATATGGGAGGTAAAAGCACCTATATAAGATCTGCTGGTGTCAGTGCTTTAATGGCACATATTGGAAGCTTTGTTCCTTGCGATCAAGCAAGAATATCATTATTGGATTGTATATTAGCCCGTGTAGGAGCTGATGATTCTCAATTAAAAGGGCTTTCTACATTTATGATGGAAATGATAGAAACTGCTGCtatattaaaa ACAGCAACTTGTAATTCCCTCGTGTTAATTGACGAATTAGGCAGAGGAACTTCTACTTATGAAGGTTGCGGTATAGCATGGTCAATCGCCGA ATATTTAGCAAAAGAAATCAAATGCTACTGTCTTTTTGCGACACATTTTCATGAAATAACTAAATTAGAAGAAGAAGTATCTACCGTTAAAAATCAACACGTTACAGCCCTTGTAGACGATAataaattaactttattatataaagtaaaacCTGGTATATGTGATCAAAGTTTTGGCATACATGTCGCTAAAATGGCTAATTTCCCACAAGATGTTATAGAG tTTGCTAAGCGTAAACAAGCAGAGCTTGAAGATTACCAAGACTCAGTTTTTGAAGGTTCTGATAAtccacaaaaaaaaaaagatattataaaG GAAGCTGAAGTTCTTATTGCAGAATTTATTAGTAAATGCAGGAATTTAGACAAATCATTATCTGATGCGGAACTGGAAGataaaatttcaacatttaaAAGAGAAGTTCTATCTCACGAAAATCCCTACATAAAGACACTCCTATCAGCTTCTTAA